A stretch of the Azorhizobium caulinodans ORS 571 genome encodes the following:
- a CDS encoding PaaI family thioesterase — protein MLSVSGTAMSVSDMEEFLAREYPQSFGPGRHHRIEAIAPGAATVRLEASKEHLRPGGTVSGPALMALADITMYVALLAELGPITLAVTTNLNINFLRKPEPGAVIADAHLIKVGKRLAVGEIGLRTSKSHELVAHCVATYSIPAHS, from the coding sequence ATGCTGTCGGTTAGCGGCACCGCTATGTCGGTGAGTGACATGGAGGAATTCCTCGCCCGGGAATACCCTCAGTCGTTCGGTCCCGGCCGCCACCACCGCATTGAAGCCATTGCGCCCGGCGCAGCCACCGTCCGGCTGGAGGCGAGCAAGGAGCATCTGCGTCCCGGCGGCACCGTGTCCGGTCCCGCCCTCATGGCGCTCGCCGACATCACCATGTACGTGGCGCTGCTTGCCGAACTCGGCCCCATCACGCTCGCCGTCACTACCAATTTGAACATCAATTTCCTGCGCAAGCCCGAGCCAGGTGCGGTGATCGCGGACGCGCATCTCATCAAGGTGGGCAAGCGGCTCGCCGTCGGCGAGATCGGCCTGCGCACCTCCAAGAGCCATGAGCTCGTCGCCCACTGCGTGGCGACCTATTCCATCCCCGCCCACTCCTGA
- a CDS encoding enoyl-CoA hydratase produces MEASWGFIRLQRASGVAILTLARPASRNSLSDGMMADVSGALTELADDASVRAIVLDAEGPVFSAGHDLKEIQAHRSDNDRGRTYFESVLARCSALMTQIVRQPQPVIAAVEGMATAAGCQLVASCDLAVAGAGARFCTPGVNIGLFCHTPMVALSRSVGRKHAMEMLLLGEWVEAPEAHRMGLVNRIAPAGEARSLALELAQKIASKSRVPVKLGKAAFYTQAEMGLDDAYAYASRVMAENMMARDADEGISAVIGKRTPQWEDR; encoded by the coding sequence ATGGAAGCTTCCTGGGGATTTATCCGACTACAGCGCGCATCCGGCGTTGCGATCCTCACCCTCGCCCGGCCGGCCAGCCGCAACAGCCTCTCCGACGGCATGATGGCCGATGTGTCTGGCGCGCTGACAGAATTGGCCGATGACGCCAGCGTTCGTGCCATTGTCCTGGACGCCGAAGGCCCGGTCTTCTCCGCCGGCCACGACCTGAAGGAAATTCAGGCGCATCGCAGCGACAACGATCGCGGTCGTACCTATTTCGAATCTGTTCTGGCCCGTTGCTCGGCGCTGATGACCCAGATCGTCCGCCAACCCCAGCCGGTGATCGCCGCCGTGGAGGGCATGGCGACCGCCGCCGGCTGCCAACTGGTCGCGAGCTGCGACCTCGCGGTGGCCGGGGCCGGCGCCCGCTTCTGCACGCCGGGCGTGAACATCGGCCTCTTCTGCCACACGCCCATGGTGGCGCTGTCCCGCTCCGTCGGGCGCAAGCACGCCATGGAGATGCTGTTGCTCGGCGAATGGGTCGAGGCGCCCGAGGCCCATCGTATGGGCCTCGTCAACCGAATCGCTCCGGCCGGCGAGGCGCGATCCTTGGCGCTGGAGCTCGCGCAGAAGATCGCCTCGAAATCGCGGGTCCCGGTGAAACTCGGAAAGGCCGCCTTCTATACGCAGGCCGAGATGGGCCTTGATGACGCCTATGCCTACGCGTCCCGCGTCATGGCGGAGAACATGATGGCACGCGATGCGGACGAGGGCATTTCGGCGGTGATCGGCAAGCGCACACCGCAATGGGAAGACCGCTGA
- a CDS encoding aldo/keto reductase produces the protein MDYVKLGRTGLEVSRLCLGCMSYGAPNRGTHPWSLPEEESRPFIRKALEAGINFFDTANVYSDGTSEEFLGRALRDFAKREEVVIATKVFNRMRPGPNGAGLGRKAILAEIDNSLRRLGTDYVDLYQIHRWDYDTPIEETLEALDTVVRSGKARYIGASSMHAWQFAKALFLQEKHGWTRFVSMQNLVNLLYREEERDMLPLCADQGVGVIPWSPLARGRLTRPWDETSARSETDEFGKTLWTRTADADRKVVDRVREVATARGVPAAQVALAWVLQKSVITAPIIGATKPAHLDDAIGALSLKLEPAEIAALEEPYVPHGVIGFK, from the coding sequence ATGGATTATGTGAAGCTCGGCCGTACCGGCCTTGAAGTCTCGCGCCTTTGCCTCGGCTGCATGAGCTATGGGGCACCGAACCGGGGCACGCACCCCTGGTCGCTTCCGGAGGAGGAAAGCCGTCCCTTCATCCGCAAGGCACTGGAAGCGGGGATCAATTTCTTCGACACCGCCAACGTCTATTCCGACGGCACCAGCGAGGAGTTCCTGGGACGGGCGCTGCGCGATTTTGCCAAGCGCGAGGAGGTGGTGATCGCCACCAAGGTGTTCAACCGCATGCGCCCCGGCCCCAATGGCGCCGGTCTCGGCCGCAAGGCGATCCTGGCGGAGATCGACAATAGCCTGCGCCGCCTCGGCACCGATTACGTGGACCTCTACCAGATCCACCGCTGGGACTATGACACGCCCATCGAGGAGACGCTTGAGGCGCTGGACACCGTCGTCCGTTCCGGCAAGGCGCGCTACATCGGCGCCTCCTCCATGCATGCGTGGCAGTTCGCCAAGGCCCTGTTCCTGCAGGAAAAGCACGGCTGGACCCGCTTCGTGAGCATGCAGAACCTCGTGAACCTGCTCTATCGCGAGGAGGAACGGGACATGCTGCCGCTCTGTGCCGATCAGGGCGTCGGCGTCATCCCCTGGAGCCCGCTCGCCCGTGGCCGCCTCACCCGCCCGTGGGACGAAACCAGCGCCCGTTCCGAAACCGACGAATTCGGCAAGACGCTCTGGACCCGCACCGCCGACGCCGACCGCAAGGTGGTGGACCGGGTACGCGAGGTGGCGACGGCGCGGGGCGTGCCTGCGGCGCAGGTGGCGCTGGCCTGGGTGCTCCAGAAGTCGGTCATCACCGCGCCCATCATCGGCGCCACCAAGCCGGCCCATCTCGACGATGCCATCGGTGCCTTGTCGCTGAAGCTGGAGCCGGCCGAGATCGCGGCGCTGGAAGAGCCCTACGTTCCTCACGGCGTCATCGGGTTCAAGTGA
- a CDS encoding ATPase, giving the protein MALACEERFDTDGSRQDTLVRRALWAGWIALGLLLVCTLLPLRYSARTELTFDAAMPPPTAVVRGVTQLVQSRAVAFDVTRTLGARDMRRIADQAGLRLTALWRRADADDGALAARAVRVLDTAVRTTIIQGGRGVDITVTLADAGLAARVADAYAGTLLSLDASVRGGLEGAHDPAPPLRLAHAAQASRLPDMPTPVPGLLLAGAGVLLTLLSLHTGRRAPRAEGRVAEGILPREIPTDRRVAWLRSALGDGLGPHTAIERLVETVATAGQNDLVVLTSEDLPDLAATCAVALARRLAEGEDQIVLVALDGEAPAFAHVLTDPRAPGVAELLFGVAGFSEAIHRDPGSRAHLIPPGRDSLGGPRVVGADRLPLILDALRRTYRRVIVAAPPLAGTAGATRLAGLAPLLIAIHEDMAVPTAAVETYDVLAAEGFTNVAMLPLRLDADGQPDSLPSPLLPRPSLSEPLRATAPKAA; this is encoded by the coding sequence ATGGCCCTCGCCTGCGAAGAGCGGTTCGACACCGATGGCTCCCGGCAGGACACGCTCGTGCGGCGTGCCCTCTGGGCCGGCTGGATCGCGCTCGGTCTTCTCCTCGTCTGCACGCTGCTGCCCCTGCGCTACAGCGCCCGCACGGAGCTGACGTTCGATGCCGCCATGCCGCCGCCGACGGCGGTGGTGCGCGGCGTCACGCAACTGGTTCAGTCCCGCGCGGTGGCCTTCGACGTCACCCGGACCCTCGGCGCCCGCGACATGCGGCGTATCGCCGACCAGGCGGGGCTGCGGCTCACCGCCCTGTGGCGGCGCGCGGACGCCGATGACGGCGCCCTTGCCGCCCGCGCGGTCCGCGTGCTCGACACGGCGGTGCGCACCACCATCATCCAGGGCGGACGGGGCGTGGACATCACCGTCACCCTCGCGGATGCGGGCCTTGCCGCCCGCGTGGCCGATGCCTATGCGGGCACCCTGCTCTCCCTCGATGCGAGCGTGCGCGGCGGACTGGAAGGCGCGCACGATCCCGCCCCGCCCCTGCGCCTTGCCCATGCGGCACAGGCGAGTCGCCTGCCTGACATGCCGACGCCCGTGCCGGGGCTTCTCCTCGCCGGGGCCGGCGTTCTGCTCACGCTCCTGTCGCTGCACACCGGCCGCCGTGCGCCGCGTGCGGAGGGGCGTGTGGCGGAGGGCATCCTGCCGCGCGAGATTCCCACAGACCGCCGCGTCGCCTGGCTGCGCTCAGCGCTGGGGGACGGCCTCGGCCCCCATACCGCCATCGAGCGCCTCGTGGAGACGGTGGCGACCGCCGGCCAGAATGATCTGGTGGTGCTCACCTCCGAGGATCTGCCGGACCTCGCCGCCACCTGCGCGGTCGCGCTCGCGCGGCGCCTGGCGGAGGGCGAGGACCAGATCGTTCTCGTGGCCCTCGACGGCGAAGCGCCCGCCTTCGCCCATGTGCTGACCGACCCGCGCGCACCCGGCGTGGCCGAACTGCTGTTCGGCGTTGCCGGCTTCAGCGAGGCGATCCATCGCGATCCCGGCTCGCGGGCGCATCTCATCCCACCGGGCCGTGACAGTCTCGGAGGGCCGCGCGTGGTCGGCGCCGACCGGCTGCCGCTGATCCTCGATGCGCTGCGCCGAACCTATCGGCGGGTCATCGTGGCGGCGCCGCCGCTCGCCGGCACCGCCGGAGCGACCCGGCTGGCAGGCCTCGCGCCGCTGCTGATCGCCATTCATGAGGACATGGCCGTGCCGACCGCTGCGGTTGAGACCTATGACGTGCTGGCGGCGGAAGGCTTCACCAACGTGGCCATGCTGCCGCTGCGCCTGGATGCAGACGGCCAGCCGGACAGCCTCCCCTCGCCGCTCCTCCCCCGCCCTTCGCTCTCCGAGCCCCTTCGGGCGACCGCGCCGAAAGCCGCCTGA
- the rplM gene encoding 50S ribosomal protein L13 — translation MKTYSAKPADIEKKWVVIDATGLVVGRLATVIAMRLRGKHRATFTPHVDTGDNVVVINAEKVVLTGRKRDQKVYYHHTGFPGGIKERTAKFILDGRFPERVIEKAVERMLARGPLGRKVLGNLRVYKGPTHPHEAQQPTVLDVAALNSKNVRI, via the coding sequence ATGAAGACGTATTCGGCCAAGCCTGCCGATATCGAAAAGAAGTGGGTGGTGATCGACGCGACCGGCCTCGTTGTGGGCCGCCTCGCCACCGTCATCGCCATGCGCCTGCGCGGCAAGCACCGCGCCACCTTCACCCCCCACGTGGACACCGGCGACAACGTCGTGGTGATCAATGCGGAGAAGGTGGTGCTCACCGGCCGCAAGCGTGACCAGAAGGTCTATTACCACCACACCGGTTTCCCGGGTGGCATCAAGGAGCGGACTGCCAAGTTCATCCTCGACGGCCGTTTCCCGGAGCGCGTGATCGAGAAGGCCGTGGAGCGCATGCTCGCCCGTGGTCCGCTCGGCCGCAAGGTTCTCGGCAACCTGCGCGTCTACAAGGGCCCGACCCATCCGCATGAGGCCCAGCAGCCCACCGTCCTCGACGTGGCCGCCCTCAACAGCAAGAACGTGAGGATCTGA
- a CDS encoding NAD(P)H-dependent oxidoreductase, which produces MASKSILIIQGHPDRAGGHLCHGLADAYAAGATLAGHRVMRVDVARLEFPVLRSQAAFEMDALPESLNAARDALIAADHVVMLFPLWLGTVPALLKAFLEQLLRPGLAFLPGDHSFPSALLTGRSARLVVTMGTPAFVYRWFFAAHGAKSVDQGILSFCGMSPVRHTYFGRVDQATPAERQGWLLKMRQLGERAM; this is translated from the coding sequence ATGGCGTCCAAGTCCATCCTGATCATTCAGGGGCATCCCGACCGCGCCGGCGGGCATCTGTGCCACGGGCTCGCCGATGCCTATGCGGCGGGCGCGACCCTGGCCGGGCATCGGGTGATGCGCGTGGACGTGGCCCGGCTGGAGTTCCCGGTGCTGCGCTCGCAGGCTGCCTTCGAGATGGATGCGCTTCCCGAGAGCCTGAATGCCGCGCGGGATGCGCTGATTGCGGCCGATCACGTCGTCATGCTCTTTCCACTCTGGCTTGGCACCGTGCCGGCGCTTCTGAAGGCGTTCCTGGAGCAGTTGCTGCGTCCCGGCCTTGCCTTCCTGCCCGGCGATCATTCCTTCCCGAGTGCGCTCCTCACCGGACGGTCGGCACGCCTCGTCGTCACCATGGGAACCCCCGCTTTCGTCTACCGCTGGTTCTTCGCCGCCCATGGAGCCAAGAGCGTCGATCAGGGCATCCTGTCCTTCTGCGGTATGAGTCCCGTGCGGCACACCTATTTCGGCCGGGTGGACCAGGCCACGCCCGCGGAGCGGCAGGGCTGGCTGCTGAAGATGCGACAGCTCGGTGAACGGGCGATGTGA
- the rpsI gene encoding 30S ribosomal protein S9 yields MAEVLSSLDALSVANEAPVHVQKLDKFGRAYATGKRKDAVARVWVRPGTGKIIVNDRPVEVYFARPVLRLIINQPFAAAAREGAYDVVCTVSGGGLSGQAGALRHGISRALTFYEPELRGPLKKGGFLTRDSRVVERKKYGRAKARRSFQFSKR; encoded by the coding sequence ATGGCCGAGGTTCTTTCGTCCCTCGACGCTCTTTCCGTCGCCAACGAGGCGCCGGTCCACGTCCAGAAGCTGGACAAGTTCGGCCGCGCCTATGCCACCGGCAAGCGTAAGGACGCGGTTGCCCGCGTGTGGGTCCGTCCCGGCACCGGCAAGATCATCGTGAACGACCGTCCGGTCGAGGTGTACTTCGCCCGCCCCGTGCTGCGCCTCATCATCAACCAGCCCTTCGCGGCTGCGGCCCGCGAGGGCGCCTATGATGTGGTGTGCACCGTCTCCGGCGGCGGCCTCTCCGGCCAGGCCGGCGCGCTGCGTCACGGCATCTCCCGCGCGCTCACCTTCTACGAGCCCGAGCTGCGTGGCCCGCTGAAGAAGGGCGGCTTCCTGACCCGCGACAGCCGCGTGGTCGAGCGCAAGAAGTACGGTCGCGCCAAGGCCCGCCGCAGCTTCCAGTTCTCGAAGCGCTGA
- a CDS encoding histidine phosphatase family protein produces the protein MRALISAAVGAAITCGATFGFVAEAAATPARLIILRHGEKSDPYRLCEIGRRRARALVEQYLGRDAQQSFFAPGTAPEAIFTISIHTVETASPLANSWDLPQAFYSVLPVGKAPKLFDSDLAKRTKQAAENLLNNPRFDGKTVVVVWEHNHIADASLPPGRRALTLRQALNLDQLPGVPETWPDNTYDYFWIVDYKPGNPVPVSFRMEKQVFTGKYADLPHNDWGQPEGLDVRETDCEP, from the coding sequence ATGCGGGCCTTGATATCGGCCGCCGTCGGCGCGGCGATCACATGCGGCGCCACGTTCGGCTTCGTCGCGGAGGCCGCGGCAACGCCGGCGCGCCTCATCATCCTGCGTCACGGCGAGAAGTCCGACCCGTACCGGCTCTGCGAGATCGGCCGCCGCCGCGCACGGGCGCTGGTCGAGCAGTATCTGGGGCGTGACGCACAGCAAAGCTTCTTTGCCCCCGGCACGGCGCCGGAAGCCATCTTCACCATCTCCATCCATACGGTGGAGACGGCCTCGCCCCTCGCCAACTCCTGGGATCTGCCGCAGGCCTTCTATTCGGTGCTGCCGGTCGGCAAGGCGCCGAAGCTGTTCGACAGTGATCTCGCCAAGCGCACCAAGCAAGCGGCCGAGAACCTGCTGAACAATCCGCGTTTCGACGGAAAGACCGTGGTGGTGGTCTGGGAGCACAACCACATCGCCGATGCCTCGCTGCCGCCCGGGCGGCGCGCGCTCACCCTGCGCCAGGCGCTCAATCTCGACCAGCTTCCCGGGGTCCCGGAGACCTGGCCGGACAACACCTACGACTATTTCTGGATCGTCGATTACAAGCCGGGCAATCCCGTGCCGGTCTCGTTCCGGATGGAAAAGCAGGTCTTCACCGGCAAATATGCCGACCTGCCGCACAATGACTGGGGCCAGCCGGAAGGGCTGGACGTGCGCGAGACCGATTGCGAGCCGTGA